In Nocardia yunnanensis, one DNA window encodes the following:
- a CDS encoding MarR family winged helix-turn-helix transcriptional regulator translates to MAPMGLASGPAFGKLRRGVLQEVENPISTRDSGRALVLSIVWQRDQQPDGEVSVGSVAAYMCIDPSVGSRMVTENIKSGYLIRVPSQLDGRRAVLQLTPKGQEFLREYRKQQRRAYEYITADWSEQDRLDFARLMLLRYVESIENLNRRPAADA, encoded by the coding sequence ATGGCGCCGATGGGGTTGGCATCCGGTCCCGCCTTCGGCAAACTGCGTCGCGGTGTCCTGCAAGAAGTCGAAAACCCCATCTCGACACGGGATTCCGGGCGCGCGCTGGTGCTCAGCATCGTCTGGCAGCGCGATCAGCAGCCCGATGGCGAAGTGAGTGTCGGCAGTGTGGCCGCCTACATGTGCATCGACCCGTCGGTGGGCAGCCGTATGGTCACCGAGAACATCAAGTCCGGCTACCTGATCCGCGTGCCCTCGCAGCTCGACGGCCGACGCGCCGTCCTCCAGCTCACCCCGAAGGGGCAGGAGTTCCTGCGCGAATACCGCAAGCAGCAACGCCGCGCCTACGAATACATCACCGCCGACTGGTCCGAACAGGACCGCCTCGATTTCGCCCGGCTCATGCTGCTGCGCTACGTCGAATCGATCGAGAACCTCAACCGCAGACCCGCCGCCGACGCCTGA
- a CDS encoding methyltransferase translates to MASAAPKAPPLPLLRALARFRDALAALHRRLVPGHIALLELSTVGYLTQATCAAAELGIADALAGGPRQPDDLARAVGVDADALRRLMRLLVSAGVFAQKRDGAYQLTGISHGLRTDAEVQLRDLFLLLGSELHRKHWSHLAGAVRAGRSQWPEVEGMDFWAYAEQHPEVAAVFDRAMTSVSTLAGEPLQAAYDFGQFGSIVDIGGGRGSLLVDILQRHPSMRGTLYDLPRVVADLPGTLLAPGLTGRLTFEGGSFFDSVPKGADAYLLKHIIHDWGDEDAERILRTVRTGMETEARLLIIDFVMPEHQRPHPAKVIDLEMLVNTAGGRERTQTEFGNLLSRSGFVLTRVVQTAAPDCVIEAHPAW, encoded by the coding sequence ATGGCGTCCGCAGCGCCCAAGGCTCCACCCCTGCCCCTCCTGCGCGCACTCGCCCGCTTCCGCGACGCCCTGGCCGCTCTGCACCGGCGCTTGGTGCCCGGGCACATCGCGCTGCTGGAACTGTCCACCGTCGGCTATCTCACCCAGGCCACCTGCGCGGCGGCCGAACTCGGCATCGCCGACGCGCTGGCCGGCGGTCCCCGGCAGCCCGACGACCTCGCGCGCGCCGTCGGCGTCGACGCCGACGCACTCCGCCGGTTGATGCGGCTGCTCGTCAGCGCCGGGGTCTTCGCCCAGAAACGCGACGGGGCCTATCAGCTGACCGGGATCTCCCACGGCTTGCGTACCGATGCCGAGGTCCAGCTGCGAGATCTGTTCCTGCTCTTGGGATCCGAGCTGCACCGCAAGCATTGGTCGCATCTCGCCGGCGCGGTGCGCGCGGGCCGGTCGCAGTGGCCCGAGGTCGAGGGCATGGACTTCTGGGCCTACGCCGAACAGCACCCGGAGGTCGCGGCCGTCTTCGACCGCGCCATGACCAGCGTCAGCACGCTGGCCGGCGAACCCCTGCAGGCCGCATACGATTTCGGGCAATTCGGTTCGATCGTGGACATCGGCGGCGGCCGGGGCAGCCTGCTGGTCGACATCCTGCAGCGGCATCCTTCCATGCGCGGCACCCTGTACGACCTGCCGCGCGTGGTGGCGGACCTGCCCGGCACGCTGCTGGCGCCCGGCCTCACCGGCCGGCTCACCTTCGAAGGCGGCAGCTTCTTCGACTCCGTCCCCAAGGGCGCCGACGCCTACCTGCTCAAACACATCATCCACGACTGGGGCGACGAGGACGCCGAACGCATCCTGCGCACGGTGCGCACCGGCATGGAAACCGAAGCGCGCCTGCTGATCATCGACTTCGTCATGCCCGAACATCAGCGGCCGCACCCGGCCAAGGTGATCGACCTCGAGATGCTGGTCAATACCGCGGGCGGGCGCGAGCGCACCCAGACGGAGTTCGGAAATCTCCTGTCGCGCAGTGGATTCGTGCTCACCCGCGTGGTGCAGACCGCCGCGCCCGACTGCGTCATCGAGGCCCATCCAGCCTGGTGA
- a CDS encoding DUF4254 domain-containing protein, giving the protein MNARDADQEERFAERPLLLPDWHELLAAFCGHIGDQPEDHAVTRWARALAELHLRRRAQPGDTGGIDDLRAQLVSFIDEWVSSRALPRGVARAESLGAVVDAMAAAHVRAVHLLRTAEKVSDEQVHAAWFLLAQMADGWTDRAAGVVGPRIRRSA; this is encoded by the coding sequence ATGAACGCGCGCGACGCGGACCAGGAGGAGCGGTTCGCCGAGCGCCCCCTGCTGCTGCCGGACTGGCACGAGCTGCTGGCGGCGTTCTGCGGGCACATCGGCGATCAGCCCGAGGATCACGCGGTCACCCGCTGGGCCCGGGCCCTGGCCGAACTGCACCTGCGCCGCCGCGCGCAGCCCGGCGACACCGGCGGGATCGACGACCTACGCGCCCAACTGGTCTCGTTCATCGACGAGTGGGTGTCGAGCCGGGCGCTGCCGAGGGGTGTAGCGCGGGCCGAATCCCTCGGCGCGGTGGTGGACGCCATGGCGGCGGCGCACGTGCGTGCCGTGCATCTGTTGCGGACCGCCGAGAAGGTCTCCGACGAACAAGTACACGCCGCCTGGTTCCTGCTGGCGCAGATGGCGGACGGCTGGACCGATCGGGCCGCAGGGGTTGTCGGCCCACGGATCCGCCGCTCCGCCTGA
- the proB gene encoding glutamate 5-kinase, with protein sequence MSAARQAIASARSVVVKIGSSALTSLAGGLDTARLDALADAVEGRMRAGSDLVVVSSGAIGAGMAPLGLSKRPKDLATKQAAASVGQLALAHAWGTSFARYDRVVGQVLLSAGDFGRREPHRNAQRTLDRLRSLHAIAVVNENDTVATEEIRFGDNDRLAALVAHLVGADALILLSDVDGLYDGDPRKGAATFIPEVRSSADLDGVIAGSGGALGTGGMASKLSAARLAADAGVPVLLAAASDAAAALSGATVGTAFAARPVRLSARKFWVRHAADARGAVHLDAGAVAAVAERRHSLLAAGITEVAGHFYGGDVIDLIAPDGVLIARGVVAYDSDELDTMKGRSTSDLPEGMQRPVVHADDLVKL encoded by the coding sequence CTGAGCGCGGCGCGGCAGGCGATCGCCTCGGCGCGCAGCGTGGTCGTGAAGATCGGCTCGTCGGCGCTGACCAGTCTGGCGGGCGGTCTGGATACCGCGCGCCTGGACGCGCTGGCCGACGCGGTCGAGGGCCGCATGCGGGCGGGTTCGGATCTGGTGGTGGTGTCCTCCGGCGCCATCGGCGCGGGCATGGCCCCGCTCGGATTGTCCAAGCGGCCAAAGGATCTCGCCACCAAGCAGGCGGCCGCGAGCGTCGGTCAGCTGGCGCTCGCGCACGCCTGGGGCACGTCGTTCGCCCGCTATGACCGCGTGGTCGGGCAGGTGCTGCTGAGCGCGGGTGACTTCGGCCGCCGCGAGCCGCACCGCAATGCGCAGCGCACCCTCGACCGGCTGCGGTCGCTGCACGCCATCGCGGTGGTGAACGAAAACGACACCGTCGCAACGGAAGAGATCCGCTTCGGCGACAATGACCGGCTCGCCGCGCTGGTCGCGCACCTGGTCGGCGCGGACGCGCTGATCCTGCTGTCCGATGTCGACGGCCTCTACGACGGCGATCCTCGCAAGGGCGCGGCCACCTTCATTCCCGAGGTGCGCAGCAGCGCCGATCTGGACGGCGTGATCGCCGGTTCCGGTGGCGCGCTGGGCACCGGCGGCATGGCCTCCAAACTCTCGGCGGCCCGGCTGGCCGCGGATGCCGGCGTGCCGGTGCTGCTGGCGGCGGCTTCCGATGCGGCGGCGGCGCTGTCGGGCGCGACGGTCGGCACCGCCTTCGCCGCGCGCCCGGTGCGGTTGTCGGCGCGCAAGTTCTGGGTTCGCCACGCCGCCGACGCGCGCGGCGCGGTGCATCTCGACGCGGGCGCGGTGGCCGCGGTGGCCGAGCGCCGCCATTCCCTGCTGGCCGCCGGCATCACCGAGGTGGCCGGGCATTTCTACGGCGGCGACGTCATCGACCTGATCGCCCCGGACGGTGTGCTGATAGCCCGCGGCGTGGTCGCCTACGACAGCGACGAACTCGACACCATGAAGGGCCGCTCCACCTCCGACCTCCCCGAAGGCATGCAACGCCCCGTCGTCCACGCCGACGACCTCGTGAAGCTCTAG
- the obgE gene encoding GTPase ObgE, translated as MSKFIDRVVLHVRAGKGGHGCASVRREKFMPLGGPDGGNGGNGGDVILEVDPNVHTLLDFHFHPHAKGGNGKPGEGGNRNGKQGEGLLLKVPSGTVVMSTDGEILADLVGAGSTFVAAQGGRGGLGNAALVSKARKAPGFALVGVDGEERDLVLELKSVADVGLVGFPSAGKSSLVSVLSAAKPKIADYPFTTLVPNLGVVQAGDTTFTVADVPGLIPGASEGRGLGLDFLRHIERCAVLAHVVDCATLEPGRDPISDVDALEAELAAYQPALVGDAGLGDLADRPRVVVLNKADIPDADELAEFVLPEFEKRGWPVFKISAVSREGLRPLTFALAEMVEQYRKAHPEPEPKRQIIRPVAKGDSGFRVLPDPEVEGGFIVVGERPERWVKQTQFDNDEAVGYLADRLARLGVEEELVKLGAEPGASVTIADYCFDWEPSISAGVETLMTRRGVDPRLDQTERIGAAERKHASRVRRGLVTEDDE; from the coding sequence ATGTCCAAATTCATCGACCGTGTTGTTTTGCACGTGCGTGCGGGCAAAGGCGGGCACGGGTGTGCCTCGGTGCGGCGTGAGAAGTTCATGCCCCTGGGCGGCCCCGACGGCGGTAACGGCGGCAATGGCGGGGATGTGATCCTCGAGGTCGACCCGAATGTCCACACCCTGCTGGACTTCCATTTCCATCCGCATGCCAAGGGCGGCAACGGCAAGCCCGGCGAGGGCGGCAACCGCAATGGCAAGCAGGGCGAGGGACTGCTGCTGAAGGTGCCGTCCGGCACCGTCGTCATGAGCACCGACGGCGAGATCCTGGCCGACCTGGTCGGCGCGGGCTCGACCTTCGTGGCGGCCCAGGGCGGCCGCGGCGGCCTGGGCAATGCCGCGCTGGTGTCCAAGGCGCGCAAGGCCCCCGGTTTCGCGCTGGTCGGTGTGGACGGCGAAGAGCGCGATCTGGTGCTCGAACTGAAGTCGGTGGCGGATGTGGGCCTGGTGGGCTTCCCGTCGGCCGGCAAGTCCTCGCTCGTCTCGGTGCTCTCGGCGGCCAAGCCGAAGATCGCCGACTACCCGTTCACCACCCTGGTGCCGAATCTCGGTGTGGTACAGGCGGGTGACACCACCTTCACCGTGGCCGACGTGCCCGGCCTGATTCCGGGCGCGAGCGAGGGCCGCGGCCTGGGTCTGGACTTCCTCCGGCATATCGAGCGCTGCGCGGTGCTCGCCCACGTGGTGGACTGCGCCACGCTCGAGCCCGGGCGTGACCCGATCTCCGATGTGGACGCGCTCGAGGCCGAACTGGCCGCGTACCAGCCCGCGCTGGTCGGCGACGCCGGTCTGGGCGATCTGGCGGATCGTCCGCGCGTGGTCGTGCTCAACAAGGCCGATATCCCCGATGCCGACGAGCTGGCCGAGTTCGTGCTGCCCGAGTTCGAGAAGCGCGGCTGGCCGGTGTTCAAGATCTCGGCGGTGAGCCGGGAAGGGTTGCGGCCGTTGACCTTCGCGCTCGCCGAGATGGTCGAGCAGTACCGCAAGGCGCATCCCGAGCCGGAACCCAAGCGGCAGATCATCCGCCCGGTCGCCAAGGGCGACAGCGGTTTCCGGGTGCTGCCGGATCCCGAGGTGGAGGGCGGCTTCATCGTCGTGGGCGAGCGGCCCGAGCGCTGGGTCAAGCAGACCCAGTTCGACAACGACGAGGCCGTGGGCTACCTGGCCGATCGCCTGGCCCGCCTCGGTGTCGAGGAAGAGCTGGTCAAACTGGGCGCCGAGCCGGGTGCGTCGGTGACCATCGCGGACTACTGCTTCGACTGGGAGCCGTCGATCTCCGCGGGTGTGGAGACGCTGATGACCCGCCGCGGCGTGGATCCGCGGCTGGATCAGACCGAGCGCATCGGCGCGGCCGAGCGTAAGCACGCCTCGCGCGTGCGGCGCGGTCTGGTGACCGAGGACGACGAGTAA
- the rpmA gene encoding 50S ribosomal protein L27, whose product MAHKKGASSSRNGRDSNAQRLGVKRFGGQTVKAGEILVRQRGTHFHPGVNVGRGGDDTLFALEAGAVQFGTKRGRKTVNIVVPEPVNA is encoded by the coding sequence ATGGCACATAAGAAGGGTGCATCCAGCTCGCGCAATGGTCGCGATTCGAATGCCCAGCGGCTCGGTGTGAAGCGCTTCGGCGGTCAGACCGTCAAGGCCGGCGAGATCCTGGTTCGCCAGCGCGGCACGCACTTCCACCCCGGCGTCAACGTCGGCCGTGGCGGTGACGACACGCTGTTCGCGCTCGAGGCGGGCGCGGTGCAGTTCGGCACCAAGCGTGGCCGCAAGACCGTCAACATCGTGGTGCCGGAGCCGGTGAACGCCTGA
- the rplU gene encoding 50S ribosomal protein L21: MATYAIVKTGGKQYKVAVGDLVKVEKIEGEPGTSVSLSPVLVVDGAELTTDADKLAKVSVSAEVVEQTKGPKIRIHKFKNKTGYHKRQGHRQKLTVLKVTGIK; the protein is encoded by the coding sequence ATGGCAACGTACGCGATCGTCAAGACCGGCGGAAAGCAGTACAAGGTCGCGGTCGGTGACCTGGTGAAGGTCGAGAAGATCGAGGGTGAGCCGGGCACTTCGGTGTCGCTGTCGCCGGTGCTCGTCGTTGACGGTGCCGAGCTGACCACCGATGCTGACAAGCTGGCGAAGGTCTCCGTGTCCGCCGAGGTCGTCGAACAGACCAAGGGCCCGAAGATCCGCATCCACAAGTTCAAGAACAAGACCGGCTACCACAAGCGTCAGGGGCACCGTCAGAAGCTGACGGTCCTGAAGGTCACCGGCATCAAGTAA
- a CDS encoding translation initiation factor IF-2 N-terminal domain-containing protein, which yields MRVHALAKLLGTTSKRILAHLTEMGAQARSPQSSLDRTVAETVRDAFGPRDIEATAPEPIAETTVDAAIAAGDDRAADEIAAEEVEAAEAADTAAPKTKRAAKQPSLFASPFQSKPQVEEPVQYQPPAASVAAPLFQAPDAAAAEEARRKRRAERQARAEQQFAEQLAAAESKAAPVETAPEDTEDEGDWDGEQRGKDDADREGNSRRRRRGRRGRGRGRGEQHGDNDTDDVEGDEAETDESADVDTDAEDDDDSTAVPEGSSSRRRRRRRRRKGGEDNEPEVAEDDPPNTVVHEREPRSKRRAAAKDVDEVQGISGSTRLEAKRQRRRDGREAGRRRPPILTESEFLARREAVDRVMVVREKHFQDHPTSTTQVAVLEDNILVEHFVTSTGSASMVGNVYLGKVQNVLPSMEAAFVDIGRGRNGVLYAGEVNWEAAGLGGKERKIEQALRPGDTVLVQVSKDPVGHKGARLTTQISLAGRFLVYVPGGTSTGISRKLPDTERKRLKEILRDIVPQDAGVIIRTASEGVSETELARDVERLQAAWRTIEDQSKQGSGAPKTLYEEPDLLVKVVRDLFNEDFSKLVIEGERAWTTVENYVRTVAPDMLARVERYEKSNGVDVFGSLRIDEQLAKALDRKVWLPSGGTLVIDRTEAMTVIDVNTGKFTGSGGSNLEETVTRNNLEAAEEIVRQMRLRDIGGMIVVDFIDMVLESNRDLVLRRLTEALGRDRTRHQVSEVTSLGLVQMTRKKLGTGLVEAFSTTCETCHGRGILVHNYPVESSAPASGDGGEGVGRREGSRRRRKDRNAAAVEAPVVEPVVEEKADKHDKHEEAEKAAAKRAHPVAMAMAAHAAEDAVDAADEDALAAADAANAVLAEGDSATAADVAAAESTIVRESENAAAEAELAERALTEVETAASANGTAAENGTAAQPVAAEAQPAEPVLSARRPARRRVARTVSAPAADSSSAVFVLSSTEQSDKPGFDLDELTPAVVPPRARPRRRAAGRPAGAPEGEN from the coding sequence ATCCGAGTGCACGCACTGGCGAAGCTGCTGGGCACCACCAGCAAACGTATCCTGGCCCATCTGACCGAAATGGGCGCGCAAGCCCGCAGTCCGCAATCGAGTCTGGACCGCACCGTCGCCGAAACCGTCCGCGACGCCTTCGGCCCGCGCGATATCGAGGCCACCGCGCCCGAGCCGATCGCCGAGACCACGGTCGACGCGGCCATCGCCGCCGGTGACGACCGCGCCGCCGACGAGATCGCCGCCGAGGAGGTGGAGGCCGCCGAGGCCGCTGACACCGCCGCCCCCAAGACGAAACGAGCGGCCAAGCAGCCCAGCCTGTTCGCGAGCCCGTTCCAGAGCAAACCGCAGGTCGAAGAGCCGGTCCAGTATCAGCCGCCGGCCGCCTCGGTGGCCGCCCCGCTGTTCCAGGCGCCGGACGCCGCGGCCGCCGAGGAGGCCCGCCGCAAGCGTCGCGCCGAGCGTCAGGCCCGCGCCGAGCAGCAGTTCGCCGAGCAACTGGCCGCCGCCGAAAGCAAGGCCGCCCCCGTCGAGACCGCGCCCGAGGACACCGAGGACGAGGGCGACTGGGACGGCGAGCAGCGCGGCAAGGACGACGCCGACCGCGAGGGCAACTCGCGTCGTCGCCGTCGGGGCCGGCGCGGCCGCGGCCGGGGTCGCGGAGAACAGCACGGCGACAACGACACCGATGACGTCGAGGGCGACGAGGCCGAGACCGACGAGTCCGCCGACGTCGACACCGACGCCGAGGACGACGACGATTCGACGGCCGTGCCCGAGGGTTCGAGCAGCCGTCGCCGCCGTCGCCGTCGTCGCCGCAAGGGCGGCGAGGACAACGAGCCCGAGGTCGCCGAGGACGATCCGCCGAACACCGTCGTGCACGAGCGGGAGCCGCGCAGCAAGCGCCGCGCCGCCGCCAAGGACGTCGACGAGGTGCAGGGCATCAGCGGGTCGACCCGCCTGGAAGCCAAGCGCCAGCGCCGCCGCGACGGTCGCGAGGCCGGGCGTCGCCGCCCGCCGATCCTGACCGAGTCGGAGTTCCTGGCCCGCCGCGAGGCGGTGGACCGGGTGATGGTGGTGCGCGAGAAGCACTTCCAGGATCACCCGACCTCCACCACCCAGGTGGCGGTGCTCGAGGACAACATCCTGGTCGAGCACTTCGTGACCTCTACGGGCTCCGCGTCCATGGTCGGCAACGTCTACCTGGGCAAGGTGCAGAACGTGCTGCCCTCGATGGAGGCCGCCTTCGTCGATATCGGCCGGGGCCGCAACGGCGTGCTGTACGCGGGCGAGGTGAACTGGGAGGCCGCCGGTCTGGGCGGCAAGGAGCGCAAGATCGAGCAGGCGCTCCGGCCCGGTGACACCGTGCTGGTGCAGGTCTCCAAGGATCCGGTGGGCCACAAGGGCGCCCGCCTGACCACGCAGATCAGCCTGGCCGGCCGTTTCCTGGTGTACGTGCCCGGCGGCACGTCGACCGGTATCTCGCGCAAGCTGCCCGACACCGAGCGCAAGCGGCTCAAGGAGATCCTGCGCGACATCGTGCCGCAGGACGCGGGCGTCATCATCCGCACCGCCTCCGAAGGAGTCTCCGAGACCGAGCTGGCGCGCGATGTCGAACGGCTGCAGGCGGCCTGGCGCACCATCGAGGATCAGTCCAAGCAGGGCTCGGGTGCGCCCAAGACCCTGTACGAGGAGCCGGACCTGCTGGTCAAGGTCGTGCGCGACCTGTTCAACGAGGACTTCTCCAAGCTGGTCATCGAGGGCGAGCGCGCCTGGACCACGGTCGAGAACTACGTCCGCACGGTCGCTCCCGACATGCTGGCCCGCGTCGAGCGCTACGAGAAGTCCAATGGCGTGGACGTGTTCGGCAGCCTGCGCATCGACGAGCAGCTGGCCAAGGCGCTCGACCGCAAGGTGTGGCTGCCCTCGGGCGGCACCCTGGTGATCGACCGCACCGAGGCCATGACCGTCATCGACGTCAACACCGGCAAGTTCACCGGGTCGGGCGGGTCCAATCTCGAAGAGACCGTGACCCGCAACAACCTGGAGGCGGCCGAGGAGATCGTGCGCCAGATGCGGCTGCGCGATATCGGCGGCATGATCGTCGTCGACTTCATCGACATGGTCCTCGAGTCCAACCGCGATCTGGTGCTGCGCCGCCTGACCGAGGCGCTGGGCCGCGACCGCACCCGTCACCAGGTCTCCGAGGTCACCTCGCTGGGCCTGGTCCAGATGACCCGCAAGAAGCTGGGCACCGGTCTGGTCGAGGCGTTCTCCACCACCTGTGAGACCTGCCACGGCCGCGGCATTCTGGTGCACAACTATCCCGTCGAGTCCTCGGCTCCGGCCAGCGGCGACGGCGGTGAGGGCGTGGGCCGGCGCGAGGGTTCGCGTCGCCGTCGCAAGGACCGCAACGCGGCCGCCGTCGAGGCCCCGGTCGTCGAGCCGGTGGTCGAGGAGAAGGCCGACAAGCACGACAAGCACGAAGAGGCCGAGAAAGCCGCCGCCAAGCGCGCCCACCCGGTCGCCATGGCCATGGCCGCGCACGCCGCGGAGGATGCCGTGGACGCGGCCGACGAGGACGCCCTCGCCGCCGCCGATGCCGCGAACGCGGTACTGGCCGAGGGTGATTCCGCGACCGCGGCCGATGTCGCGGCCGCCGAGTCCACCATCGTGCGGGAATCGGAGAACGCCGCCGCCGAGGCGGAGCTCGCCGAGCGCGCGCTGACCGAGGTCGAGACCGCCGCGAGCGCCAATGGCACCGCCGCCGAGAACGGCACGGCGGCACAGCCTGTCGCGGCCGAGGCACAGCCGGCCGAGCCGGTGCTGTCGGCTCGTCGTCCCGCCCGGCGCCGGGTGGCGCGCACGGTGTCGGCTCCGGCCGCGGACAGCTCGAGCGCGGTGTTCGTGCTCTCCAGCACCGAACAGTCGGACAAGCCGGGCTTCGACCTCGACGAACTGACTCCGGCCGTGGTCCCGCCGCGGGCGCGCCCGCGGCGCCGGGCCGCGGGTCGTCCGGCCGGTGCGCCGGAGGGCGAGAACTAG
- the ndk gene encoding nucleoside-diphosphate kinase: MTEQTLVLIKPDGVARGLIGEIITRIERKGLKIAALKQVIVSEEIAVQHYAEHRERPFFGSLIEFITSGPVVAIVLDGERAIAAFRQIAGGTDPVEKAVPGSIRGDFALETQYNLVHGSDSPESAKREIALWFPDFTL, translated from the coding sequence GTGACTGAGCAGACGCTGGTACTCATCAAGCCCGACGGCGTGGCCCGTGGCCTCATCGGGGAGATCATCACCCGGATCGAGCGCAAGGGCCTCAAGATCGCTGCGCTGAAGCAGGTGATCGTCTCCGAGGAGATCGCCGTCCAGCACTACGCCGAGCACCGCGAGCGCCCGTTCTTCGGCTCGCTGATCGAATTCATCACCTCCGGCCCGGTCGTCGCGATCGTGCTCGACGGTGAACGCGCCATCGCCGCCTTCCGGCAGATCGCCGGCGGCACCGACCCGGTCGAGAAGGCCGTCCCCGGTTCCATCCGCGGCGATTTCGCCCTCGAAACCCAGTACAACCTCGTGCACGGCTCCGACTCGCCCGAGTCTGCCAAGCGTGAGATCGCCCTCTGGTTCCCCGACTTCACCCTCTGA
- a CDS encoding DUF4233 domain-containing protein, with protein MSADVEPEAQPEVPPPATDPWKGLRGVMAGTLVLEAITVLLALPVISAVGGGLRWWSILYVVGLAVIMFLGAGLQRRPWAIPFNLALQAALLLGGFIHLSILVIGVVFVAVWIFVLFLRADVKKRMEAGTLPSQRMSGA; from the coding sequence ATGAGTGCCGACGTCGAGCCCGAGGCCCAGCCCGAGGTGCCGCCGCCCGCCACCGACCCGTGGAAGGGCCTGCGCGGCGTCATGGCCGGCACCCTGGTCCTGGAGGCCATCACCGTGCTGCTCGCGCTACCCGTGATCAGCGCGGTCGGCGGCGGCCTGCGCTGGTGGTCGATCCTCTACGTCGTCGGCCTGGCCGTGATCATGTTCCTGGGCGCGGGCCTGCAGCGTCGCCCCTGGGCCATCCCGTTCAACCTGGCCCTGCAGGCGGCCCTGCTGCTCGGCGGCTTCATCCACCTCTCGATCCTGGTGATCGGCGTGGTCTTCGTCGCCGTCTGGATCTTCGTGCTGTTCCTGCGCGCCGACGTGAAGAAGCGCATGGAGGCCGGCACACTGCCCAGCCAGCGCATGTCCGGAGCCTGA
- the folC gene encoding bifunctional tetrahydrofolate synthase/dihydrofolate synthase yields the protein MALVEAELDQRWPETKLEPSLTRIATLMDLLGSPQQSYPAIHIAGTNGKTSVTRMIDALLTALHRRTGRITSPHLQLATERIAIDNAPITPGRYVETYRELLPYVEMIDERSKAAGGPAMSKFEVLTGMAYAAFAEAPVDVAVVETGMGGRWDATNVIDGQVAVITPIGLDHTDYLGPDLTSIAGEKAGIIKKAPADELVPRDTVAVIAQQEPEAMEVLLRRAVEVDAAVAREGSEFQVLSRRVAIGGQMLELQGLGGVYDEIFLPMHGEHQARNAVLALAAVEAFFGAGASRQLDIDAVRAGFAAAVSPGRMERMRSAPTIFLDAAHNPHGAQALAATLTSEFDFRKLVGVIAVLADKDAGGILDALEPVFDEIVVTENGSPRALPVDDLANLAVQRFGDERVAVAHDLADAIETAIALAEGGEDGELVSGAGIVITGSVVTAGAARSLFGKDPA from the coding sequence ATGGCGCTGGTCGAGGCCGAACTCGATCAGCGCTGGCCGGAAACCAAACTCGAGCCGTCGCTGACCCGCATCGCGACCCTGATGGATCTACTCGGCTCGCCCCAGCAGTCCTATCCGGCCATTCACATCGCGGGCACCAACGGCAAGACCTCGGTCACCCGCATGATCGACGCGCTGCTCACGGCGCTGCACCGGCGCACCGGGCGCATCACCAGCCCGCACCTGCAACTGGCCACCGAGCGCATCGCCATCGACAACGCGCCGATCACGCCCGGCCGCTACGTCGAGACCTACCGCGAGCTGCTGCCGTATGTCGAGATGATCGACGAACGGTCCAAAGCCGCCGGCGGCCCGGCCATGTCGAAGTTCGAGGTGCTCACCGGTATGGCCTACGCGGCCTTCGCCGAAGCGCCGGTCGACGTGGCCGTGGTCGAGACCGGGATGGGCGGGCGCTGGGACGCCACCAATGTGATCGACGGACAGGTCGCCGTCATCACCCCGATCGGGTTGGACCACACCGACTATCTGGGCCCCGACCTGACCTCCATCGCGGGGGAGAAGGCCGGCATCATCAAGAAGGCCCCCGCCGACGAACTCGTCCCGCGCGACACCGTCGCCGTCATCGCCCAGCAGGAACCCGAGGCCATGGAGGTGCTGCTGCGTCGCGCGGTCGAGGTGGACGCCGCCGTCGCGCGCGAAGGCTCGGAGTTCCAAGTGCTTTCGCGCCGCGTCGCCATCGGCGGCCAGATGCTGGAACTGCAGGGGCTCGGCGGCGTGTACGACGAGATCTTCCTGCCCATGCACGGTGAGCACCAGGCCCGCAACGCGGTGCTGGCGCTCGCGGCGGTCGAGGCGTTCTTCGGCGCGGGCGCGTCCCGCCAGCTCGACATCGACGCGGTGCGAGCGGGTTTCGCGGCCGCGGTCAGCCCCGGCCGGATGGAGCGCATGCGCAGCGCGCCCACCATCTTCCTCGACGCCGCCCACAACCCGCACGGCGCGCAAGCGTTGGCCGCCACGCTGACAAGCGAATTCGATTTCCGCAAACTGGTGGGTGTGATCGCGGTACTGGCCGACAAGGACGCCGGCGGCATCCTCGACGCCCTGGAACCGGTCTTCGACGAGATCGTCGTCACCGAGAACGGCTCCCCGCGCGCCCTGCCCGTCGACGACCTGGCCAACCTGGCAGTGCAGCGCTTCGGTGACGAACGCGTGGCCGTCGCCCACGACCTGGCCGATGCCATCGAGACCGCCATCGCCCTCGCCGAGGGCGGCGAGGACGGCGAATTGGTCTCGGGCGCGGGCATTGTCATCACCGGCTCCGTCGTCACCGCCGGGGCGGCCCGCAGCCTGTTCGGAAAGGACCCCGCATGA